The following are from one region of the Anolis carolinensis isolate JA03-04 unplaced genomic scaffold, rAnoCar3.1.pri scaffold_15, whole genome shotgun sequence genome:
- the LOC134294440 gene encoding uncharacterized protein LOC134294440: protein MFMFPTVKVPGDTTESLVCSFRSGCGELTLSQEYGHHPAVAVRCNMQVEDEELLGAGGGRSERATPETDAEFHQLAALASSTAYAQPNGVTQRRGVVRGDSTGGEEGSPSPGPQKMVFLEERMSAMETTLAVMSRAMERLAVLAEPERGRELRASSMWDVSMGSSQGFADLPAPKGREMRKEPGARPKIQTSLTRVEESDDEGEKPPRIPATLPTETLVPLANAGRGTGQREAAAGPTGPQGGLRRAENWGLPPQGPLPRREELRIEFGGESSELDFFLTTVRGYMEDNAHTFRTESSRVRAIGAVLKRGAASWYVQLHARRDPCLGSLRRFMGALETRFRDPLEQIRAREELKTVSQGQRSVSEYAEEFQCLAEKVPEWSAVTKIELFKEGLRREILSWAVHRDEPDTLRGWIQLAGRIETSLAQARRHRGGLQQRPQMKEGSRKEGSTPAGRRTEPTGNVSTSRRGCFVCGRLGHRAAECWQRKGEGGGPPKPRAVAGKRAEEEPPMRHHSGGLDEGEEDAMSEPCY from the exons atgttcatgtttcctacagtaaaagttcctggtgataccacagagagtctcgtgtgttcattcaggagcggctgtggtgagctgacactaagccaagaatacggacaccatcccgctgtagcggtgaggtgtaacatgcaagtggaggatgaagagctcttgggcgccggaggaggaaggtcggaaagggccactcccgagacggacgctgagttccaccagctggcggccctggcgtcatccaccgcttatgcccagccaaatggggtaacccagaggcgcggagtggtgcggggagatagcaccggaggagaggaaggttcaccttccccaggtccgcaaaagatggtgtttctggaggagaggatgtcggcgatggagaccaccctggcagtgatgtcgagggcgatggagcgcctggcggttttggcggagccggagcgaggaagggaactccgggctagctcaatgtgggacgtgagcatgggaagcagccagggctttgcagacctcccagcaccgaagggaagggaaatgcgaaaggagcccggtgcccggcccaagatccaaacgagcctgacgcgggtggaggagagtgacgacgaaggggaaaagcctccgagaatcccggctacgctcccaactgagaccctggtgcccctggcgaatgccgggcgtggcacaggacaaagggaagcagcagcggggcccactggcccgcaagggggcttgcgacgggcggagaattggggattgccaccacagggacccctaccgagacgagaggaactaaggatcgagtttgggggagagtcctctgaactggattttttcctgaccacggtgaggggctatatggaggacaatgcccacacttttagaacggaatccagccgggtacgggccattggtgcagtgttgaagaggggagcggccagctggtacgttcaactacacgcgcggcgcgacccatgtctggggtcactccgacgctttatgggggccctggagacccgtttccgagatccactggagcagatccgggcgagggaggagttgaagaccgtctcccaggggcagaggtcggtatctgagtatgcggaggagttccaatgcctcgctgaaaaggtgccggaatggtctgcagtgacaaagatagaactcttcaaagaggggctcaggcgggagatcctctcctgggcggtgcatcgtgatgagcctgacacactgcgcggatggattcagctggcggggcgcatcgagacatcgctggcccaggcgaggaggcaccgaggagggctacagcagcggccgcagatgaaagaggggagccggaaggagggatcaaccccagccgggaggagaacggagccgacagggaacgtgagcaccagcaggaggggctgcttcgtgtgcggccgtttgggccacagggctgccgagtgctggcagagaaaaggggaaggcggaggcccgcccaaaccaagagccgtggcagggaaacgcgccgaggaagaaccaccgatgaggcaccactcgggggggttg gacgaaggggaggaggacgccatgtcagaaccctgctactag